A region of Reichenbachiella carrageenanivorans DNA encodes the following proteins:
- the porM gene encoding type IX secretion system motor protein PorM/GldM, translated as MAGGKQSARDKMIGMMYLVLTALLALQVSNSVLEKFIFINQAFEATNENKISNNAKKVESIQQTVSDAGNREKDLAVLTKAQEVRASTTKILKEIEAYKVELVARTGGVTETGVYIGQKDIDASSAMFVTEKEGDKLKDKLNGYSDFLRTVTGDESINDIAKDAKDISVFKDDPNQNTKGFSELNFGSSTPMVGALASLSQFQSDVITEETKALENLARQVGAEDLKFDQIVPMVKPQSKVVAAGTKYEADLFIAASSSSVTPTMTVDGEEIEVIGGMGKVSFTATPGNYDKSGNATKSFIGAISVKMPGGRDTTFVDTIEYIVSKPVMQIQSASVQALYLNCGNELDVQVPAMGTAYNPSFNTKGGTNIKGSQKGEVVIIPNSAKVTLSVSSNGNLIGTQDFKVKRIPKPEIVVYEKGGPVNLKRGVKGAPRSLKLAAEPDESFAQFLPKDAKFRVAESEVNLVRAGRSVGSVRPKGPDLNLSSLASQARAGDALVIEVKKVQRRNFKGDIENFSNFGPKIITIRIN; from the coding sequence ATGGCTGGAGGTAAACAATCCGCAAGAGACAAGATGATAGGCATGATGTACTTGGTACTGACTGCCTTATTAGCTCTGCAAGTAAGTAATAGCGTTCTTGAAAAATTTATTTTCATTAACCAAGCTTTTGAAGCTACGAATGAAAATAAAATCAGTAACAACGCTAAAAAAGTAGAAAGTATTCAGCAAACGGTTTCTGATGCTGGAAATAGAGAAAAGGACTTAGCTGTTCTTACCAAAGCTCAAGAGGTTCGTGCTTCTACAACTAAAATCTTGAAAGAGATTGAAGCATATAAAGTAGAACTAGTAGCAAGAACGGGCGGGGTCACCGAAACAGGTGTGTATATTGGTCAAAAGGATATTGATGCTTCGTCTGCGATGTTTGTAACTGAAAAAGAAGGTGATAAACTGAAAGATAAATTGAATGGTTATTCAGATTTTTTAAGAACAGTAACTGGAGACGAATCTATTAATGATATTGCTAAGGACGCAAAAGATATTTCCGTTTTTAAAGACGATCCGAATCAAAACACAAAAGGGTTTTCTGAGTTAAACTTTGGTAGTAGCACACCAATGGTTGGTGCATTAGCTTCGCTTAGCCAATTTCAATCTGATGTCATCACAGAAGAAACTAAGGCTTTGGAAAACTTGGCTCGCCAAGTTGGTGCAGAAGATTTGAAGTTTGATCAAATTGTACCAATGGTGAAACCACAGTCTAAAGTGGTTGCTGCAGGAACAAAATATGAAGCTGATTTATTTATTGCTGCTTCTTCATCTTCTGTTACGCCAACGATGACAGTAGACGGTGAGGAAATAGAAGTAATAGGCGGAATGGGTAAAGTATCATTTACTGCTACTCCAGGCAATTATGATAAATCGGGAAATGCTACAAAATCTTTTATTGGAGCAATTAGCGTGAAAATGCCAGGAGGAAGAGATACTACTTTTGTAGATACAATTGAGTATATCGTTTCTAAACCAGTGATGCAGATTCAATCAGCATCTGTTCAAGCACTTTACTTGAATTGTGGTAACGAATTGGATGTACAGGTGCCTGCTATGGGAACGGCTTATAACCCTTCTTTCAATACCAAAGGAGGAACTAATATTAAGGGCTCTCAAAAGGGTGAAGTTGTAATTATCCCGAATTCTGCTAAGGTGACATTGAGTGTGTCAAGCAATGGCAACTTAATTGGCACTCAAGATTTTAAAGTAAAAAGGATACCTAAGCCAGAAATTGTTGTTTATGAGAAAGGTGGTCCAGTTAATTTGAAAAGAGGGGTGAAAGGTGCACCAAGATCTTTGAAATTGGCAGCTGAGCCAGATGAATCATTTGCGCAATTCCTACCGAAGGATGCCAAGTTTAGAGTGGCTGAGTCTGAAGTAAACTTAGTAAGAGCTGGAAGATCTGTAGGTAGTGTGAGACCTAAAGGTCCAGATTTGAATTTGTCATCTTTGGCTTCGCAAGCGCGAGCGGGAGATGCATTGGTGATTGAAGTGAAAAAAGTGCAGAGAAGGAATTTCAAAGGAGATATCGAAAATTTCTCAAACTTTGGACCTAAAATCATCACGATAAGAATAAACTAA
- a CDS encoding MraY family glycosyltransferase, with protein sequence MIESILIFCWALLISMFSIPTIISVAHSKRILDEPDFRKFHDIDTPRLGGLAIFAGFMTSVAIFGQMSLGIQQLLAGSLIIFFVGVKDDINGVSVFKKFFVQVLAAGIVLFYADVRISSFQGFMGVYDLEVGISYAFSFLVILCITNAVNLIDGVDGLAGSIVVVICMTFGVYFYSYGEESYAFVCFALTGAMVGFLRYNLLNAKVFMGDTGALVSGFIIAILAIHFIEMDKIASAPAIAISVLFIPIFDTLRVFTIRVYRGVSPFMPDRNHIHHYLCDMGLSHLQVVFVLIIINLSVVGFCIFFSHLGNSTLLLIIGAFAVFISTVLEVLINKRRAQLDV encoded by the coding sequence ATGATCGAATCCATACTGATATTTTGTTGGGCACTTCTGATTTCTATGTTTTCTATACCCACTATTATCAGTGTGGCACATAGTAAACGGATCCTCGACGAGCCAGATTTTAGAAAGTTTCACGACATCGATACACCGCGCTTGGGTGGGTTAGCCATTTTCGCTGGATTCATGACTAGTGTGGCCATTTTTGGACAGATGTCATTGGGTATTCAGCAGTTGCTAGCTGGGAGTTTGATTATATTTTTTGTTGGGGTCAAAGATGACATCAACGGTGTATCAGTTTTTAAAAAATTCTTTGTGCAAGTACTGGCCGCTGGCATTGTGTTGTTTTATGCCGATGTTAGAATCTCCAGTTTTCAAGGTTTTATGGGGGTTTATGATCTTGAGGTAGGAATAAGTTATGCTTTTAGTTTTTTGGTGATTCTTTGTATCACTAATGCGGTCAATTTGATCGATGGAGTGGATGGTCTAGCAGGCTCTATTGTAGTAGTTATTTGTATGACCTTCGGCGTTTATTTTTACTCCTATGGAGAAGAAAGTTATGCCTTTGTTTGTTTTGCTCTAACGGGTGCTATGGTTGGTTTCCTTAGGTATAATTTGCTTAATGCCAAGGTTTTCATGGGAGATACGGGGGCATTGGTTAGTGGATTTATTATAGCTATTCTAGCTATTCATTTTATAGAAATGGATAAAATAGCTTCGGCACCAGCGATTGCCATTAGTGTGCTTTTTATTCCTATTTTCGATACGCTTAGAGTATTTACGATTCGAGTATATCGTGGCGTTTCTCCATTTATGCCTGACCGCAACCACATACATCATTATCTTTGCGACATGGGATTATCTCATCTTCAGGTTGTGTTTGTTTTGATTATAATCAATTTAAGCGTAGTTGGGTTTTGTATTTTCTTTTCTCATTTAGGTAATTCTACCTTATTACTAATCATAGGTGCTTTTGCTGTTTTTATTAGCACAGTTTTGGAGGTTTTAATCAATAAAAGAAGAGCACAGTTAGATGTGTAA
- the porK gene encoding T9SS ring complex lipoprotein PorK/GldK, whose product MNKFSVSRIFSFLFLSIVLIGTQGCSIANMFGGNKGQAVDTNGELIGAQGREGWEMSRPFGMVAVPPGTFHMGQADEDVAATQINYNKQVTIGPFYMDDTEITNNEYRQFVEDITEGSETDLPEGFVVEDLVPDSSVWVRDFTHHMGDPMMVYYWSHPAFDHYPVVGVDWEAAKYFCKWRTDHLNNFRADRGLFPMPNFRLPSEAEWEYAARGGRDMNKYPWGSPYIRNKKGCLLANFKPGRGNYFDDGFAYTSPVGTFFANDYGLYEMSGNVAEWCEDAFNPSAMPLVWDLNPTYFDDDEPKKVIRGGSWKDIAYYLETGTKTYEFKDSTRASIGFRCAMTHLGRSGGNEF is encoded by the coding sequence ATGAATAAATTTAGTGTAAGCCGAATTTTTTCGTTCCTTTTTCTATCTATTGTTCTTATTGGTACTCAAGGCTGTAGTATAGCCAATATGTTTGGCGGCAACAAAGGTCAAGCTGTGGATACCAATGGTGAATTGATAGGAGCTCAAGGACGAGAAGGTTGGGAAATGAGCCGGCCATTCGGTATGGTAGCAGTTCCTCCGGGGACATTCCATATGGGACAGGCAGATGAAGATGTAGCTGCTACTCAAATCAACTACAACAAACAGGTGACGATCGGTCCTTTTTATATGGATGATACGGAAATCACAAATAATGAATATCGACAGTTTGTAGAAGACATTACCGAAGGATCAGAGACTGATCTTCCAGAAGGATTCGTTGTGGAGGACTTAGTTCCGGATTCTTCTGTTTGGGTAAGAGACTTTACACATCATATGGGAGACCCAATGATGGTATACTACTGGTCACATCCAGCTTTCGACCACTATCCAGTGGTAGGGGTTGATTGGGAAGCTGCGAAGTATTTTTGCAAATGGAGAACTGATCATTTGAATAATTTCAGAGCTGATCGTGGACTTTTTCCAATGCCAAATTTCAGGTTGCCTTCAGAGGCAGAATGGGAGTATGCAGCAAGAGGCGGTAGAGATATGAACAAATACCCCTGGGGTAGCCCATATATCAGAAATAAGAAAGGTTGTCTTTTGGCGAACTTCAAGCCTGGTAGAGGTAACTATTTCGATGATGGATTTGCTTATACATCACCTGTAGGTACATTCTTTGCCAATGATTACGGACTATATGAAATGTCAGGTAATGTAGCCGAATGGTGTGAAGATGCATTTAATCCTTCCGCAATGCCATTGGTTTGGGACTTGAATCCAACGTATTTTGATGATGATGAACCTAAGAAAGTCATTAGGGGCGGGTCTTGGAAAGACATTGCTTATTATCTAGAGACAGGGACAAAAACTTACGAATTTAAAGACTCGACTAGAGCGTCTATTGGATTCCGATGTGCAATGACACATTTGGGAAGATCTGGTGGAAACGAATTTTAA
- the porL gene encoding type IX secretion system motor protein PorL/GldL, producing MSAKKGGFKELLFSTIMPKVYGIGAAVVIVGAMFKILHLPGASEMLTIGLSTEAVIFFLSAFEPKHAEIDWSKVYPELADDYDGPKAQPRVAAPAATGGVSQQMDKMLADANVGPELIKSLGDGMRNMAESAKKMSNLGDASVATSEYATNVKTASKSLIEMNKSYASTASSMTDMANASKDASEYHSQVKNVTKNLGALNAVYEMELQDANSHVKAMNKFYSNVTSAMEGMAEAAKDTEKFRSGMTSLNTNITSLNKIYGSMLAAMRGGGDTSSAK from the coding sequence ATGAGTGCGAAAAAAGGTGGATTTAAAGAGCTTTTGTTTTCAACAATAATGCCTAAAGTTTATGGCATTGGAGCTGCCGTAGTAATTGTTGGTGCCATGTTTAAAATCCTTCACTTGCCAGGTGCTAGTGAGATGCTTACCATTGGGTTAAGTACTGAGGCAGTTATCTTTTTCTTAAGTGCATTTGAACCAAAGCATGCAGAGATTGATTGGTCTAAAGTTTATCCAGAATTGGCTGATGATTATGACGGTCCTAAAGCTCAACCACGTGTAGCCGCTCCTGCAGCAACTGGCGGAGTATCACAACAAATGGATAAAATGTTGGCAGATGCCAATGTAGGTCCAGAATTAATTAAAAGTTTAGGTGACGGCATGAGAAATATGGCAGAATCTGCTAAGAAAATGTCTAACCTAGGGGATGCGTCAGTGGCTACAAGTGAATACGCAACCAACGTAAAAACAGCATCAAAGTCACTCATTGAAATGAACAAATCATACGCTAGTACTGCATCATCGATGACAGATATGGCGAATGCTTCAAAAGACGCCTCAGAGTATCACTCACAAGTGAAAAATGTAACTAAAAACCTAGGGGCACTAAATGCAGTTTATGAAATGGAATTGCAAGATGCGAATAGTCATGTGAAGGCTATGAACAAATTCTATTCTAATGTGACGTCTGCAATGGAGGGTATGGCAGAAGCTGCAAAAGATACCGAAAAATTCAGATCTGGAATGACTAGTTTGAATACCAACATCACTTCATTGAACAAAATTTATGGAAGCATGTTGGCAGCTATGAGAGGTGGGGGAGATACTTCATCAGCTAAATAA
- a CDS encoding PorP/SprF family type IX secretion system membrane protein: MWRSLILILVIVAFGYKSIAQQDPHFSQYMFAKSYWSPALTALDGKGSVSVISRAQWVGYEPTIENDGGAPSTQYLNFSTPVSLKKIPLGVGINVLYDKVGPINTIETQVSLAYHKRLNRGTISFGIRPELINRTLSGDQLRFVDGSDPFNSQKQESQMVIDLAFGVGYSTEEFILAAGVNHLLQPEMNYSLSGTGDADNKTSMIYNLYGEYNYRLTYNVDLTPSILVTSDINTFSIDLSVIATYNQKLWGGLSYRNNEALTLLMGYSFLENNQLKAGYSFDYIIKEQSAKQPTSHEIFIRYDLPSISTGAKKIIRTPRFRY, from the coding sequence ATGTGGAGATCCTTAATTCTTATTCTTGTCATTGTTGCGTTTGGGTATAAATCCATAGCGCAGCAGGATCCGCATTTCAGTCAATATATGTTTGCAAAGTCCTATTGGAGTCCTGCGCTAACAGCATTGGATGGCAAAGGGAGTGTCAGTGTCATTAGCCGAGCACAGTGGGTGGGTTATGAACCCACGATCGAAAATGATGGCGGCGCCCCATCTACACAATACTTGAATTTTTCAACCCCTGTCTCGCTTAAAAAAATACCGCTAGGGGTAGGGATCAATGTTCTATACGATAAGGTAGGCCCTATCAATACTATAGAAACGCAGGTGTCTCTAGCATATCACAAGCGTTTGAATCGGGGTACGATTAGTTTTGGCATTCGGCCTGAGTTGATCAATCGTACATTAAGTGGTGACCAGCTCAGGTTTGTGGATGGTTCAGACCCTTTCAATTCTCAAAAACAGGAGTCTCAAATGGTAATAGATTTAGCTTTTGGCGTAGGCTACTCAACCGAGGAGTTTATTTTAGCGGCAGGGGTCAATCATTTGCTTCAGCCAGAAATGAACTATTCCCTATCTGGAACAGGCGATGCGGATAACAAGACAAGTATGATATACAATCTATATGGAGAGTATAATTATCGCTTGACTTATAATGTTGATCTTACGCCGTCTATTTTGGTGACATCAGATATTAATACTTTTTCGATTGATTTGAGTGTCATTGCTACCTACAACCAAAAACTTTGGGGAGGGCTGTCATACCGGAACAATGAGGCCTTGACCTTACTTATGGGGTATTCGTTTTTGGAGAACAATCAGCTAAAAGCTGGGTATTCATTTGATTACATAATCAAAGAGCAATCTGCGAAGCAACCTACATCACATGAGATTTTCATTAGATATGATTTGCCCTCGATATCTACAGGGGCAAAAAAGATCATACGCACACCAAGATTTCGATATTAA
- a CDS encoding DUF4271 domain-containing protein, with product MWGLLFPITSYSGDVELKNLRWNWEVFDEDEELYVPYFKQSKTNVVRFEVDLKKFSGAYLKLTFPEQHFVWIQRELVYGSEVYQSVYLSLDSLHQVYRENRIYVAIHSQQLNASMITTQIIKKEKGEENAVAQSSFLVRGGHKKLDLFIIISMVTMSLVALLRAFSFRLFKEYFSVIKAIQVRQNFDLIIAHSPMAWPNIGFVVFYALLVGSTVINIGLFHPDFFSSFSFYSDGSGMVKVGLEVSVYCFVLILFKLIVVSINTQLFKIKKVRLIHFFAYFRLSLIIATVAFSLSVINGIFGGLILSEHATFIKIIVLLSWIGRLILIFFVLNKIYTFRKLHLFSYLCSTELIPLLLFFKIFLK from the coding sequence TTGTGGGGATTATTATTCCCGATAACTAGTTATTCTGGTGATGTAGAACTTAAAAACCTGCGTTGGAATTGGGAGGTTTTCGATGAAGACGAAGAACTTTATGTGCCTTATTTCAAGCAGTCTAAAACAAACGTAGTTCGTTTTGAAGTAGATCTGAAAAAATTCAGTGGGGCATATCTCAAACTCACTTTTCCAGAGCAGCACTTTGTATGGATTCAACGCGAACTGGTTTATGGAAGTGAAGTGTATCAGTCCGTCTATTTGTCATTGGATAGCTTGCATCAAGTCTATAGGGAAAACCGAATTTATGTTGCTATTCATAGTCAACAGCTCAATGCTTCTATGATCACTACCCAGATAATTAAAAAAGAAAAAGGGGAGGAAAATGCCGTTGCTCAATCCTCTTTTCTAGTGCGAGGAGGACATAAAAAACTGGATTTGTTTATTATCATCTCTATGGTCACTATGTCTTTGGTTGCCTTACTTAGAGCATTCAGTTTTAGGTTGTTCAAAGAATATTTTTCTGTAATAAAAGCCATACAAGTACGACAAAACTTTGATCTTATAATAGCCCACTCGCCCATGGCTTGGCCTAATATCGGTTTTGTGGTTTTCTATGCCTTATTAGTAGGGAGCACAGTGATTAACATTGGCCTGTTTCACCCAGACTTTTTCTCGTCTTTTTCTTTTTACTCTGATGGATCAGGTATGGTCAAGGTAGGCCTAGAGGTTTCCGTGTATTGCTTTGTGTTGATATTGTTTAAGTTGATAGTGGTATCCATCAATACCCAGCTGTTCAAAATCAAAAAGGTTAGGCTCATTCACTTTTTTGCCTACTTTAGGCTTTCATTGATCATTGCCACAGTTGCATTTTCGCTTAGCGTAATCAATGGTATTTTTGGTGGATTAATCCTCTCAGAACATGCTACATTTATAAAAATAATTGTCCTTTTATCTTGGATAGGACGCCTTATTCTAATCTTTTTTGTTTTAAATAAGATTTATACTTTTCGAAAACTTCATTTATTTTCTTACCTTTGCAGCACGGAATTGATCCCTCTGTTACTATTCTTTAAGATTTTCTTAAAATAG
- the uvrC gene encoding excinuclease ABC subunit UvrC, translated as MGEKLKYPIDLKSLPSTPGVYKYFHKEVLIYVGKAKNIKKRVSSYFNKQTGNSLKTRKLVNEIDHVEYVIVNSEYDALLLENNLIKENQPKYNILLKDDKSFPFICISNDRFPKIYTTRRNELNEGEYFGPYTSVRALNNVIELIRSLYKVRTCNYLLSEKNIANKKFKVCLEYHIGNCLGPCEGLQTEEDYLKEIDQAKHIIKGHLKIVKDHYLLSMKNAAENLAFEDAQEYKTKIELLDKFQSHTVIVNKKLKDIDVITITSTEKKAFINYMRVDNGMVNISDSLTINKRLDETDEQILELLIIELRDRFSSNSKTILSNKSFEFWQEDTEVAIPQIGDKKKLVELSLKNALYHKKEAISQAEKSKQKENRVTQQLMDDLKLKVIPNHIECFDNSNIQGTNPVASMVCFKNGKPSKKDYRHYKIKTIVGPDDFGSMREIVTRRYKRLQEENLPFPNLILIDGGKGQLHAACDALKDLGIYSEIPVIGIAKRLEEIYYPEDSIPLHISKKSESLKLLQQLRDEAHRFAITFHRSLRSKSQVTSELDVIPGIGPQTRQKLLSKFKSYKKILQASEAELVAEIGVAKTQVILDYTQKKGSN; from the coding sequence TGGTGTATACAAGTACTTCCATAAAGAAGTATTGATTTATGTAGGTAAGGCTAAAAACATTAAAAAAAGGGTTTCTAGCTACTTCAACAAACAAACTGGAAATAGCCTAAAAACACGTAAACTAGTCAATGAAATAGATCACGTCGAATATGTGATCGTAAACTCTGAGTACGATGCCCTCTTGCTCGAAAACAACCTAATCAAAGAAAATCAGCCGAAGTATAATATCCTCCTCAAAGATGACAAAAGCTTTCCTTTTATCTGCATATCGAACGATCGATTTCCTAAAATATATACAACACGAAGAAATGAACTCAATGAAGGCGAGTACTTCGGCCCATACACCAGCGTAAGGGCACTAAACAATGTCATCGAGCTTATTCGAAGTCTTTATAAAGTAAGAACATGCAACTACCTTCTTTCCGAAAAAAATATTGCTAACAAAAAATTCAAAGTTTGTCTCGAATATCACATTGGCAATTGCCTAGGGCCTTGTGAAGGTCTTCAAACAGAAGAAGACTACTTAAAGGAAATTGATCAGGCTAAACACATCATTAAGGGGCACCTTAAAATAGTAAAAGATCATTATTTACTGTCTATGAAAAATGCAGCAGAAAACCTCGCTTTCGAAGATGCTCAAGAATACAAAACCAAAATAGAACTACTTGATAAGTTTCAATCTCATACGGTAATTGTTAATAAAAAACTTAAGGATATTGACGTAATCACCATTACCTCTACGGAGAAAAAAGCATTTATCAACTACATGAGAGTAGATAATGGAATGGTGAACATATCTGACTCGCTCACGATCAACAAACGGCTTGATGAGACTGACGAACAGATACTAGAACTTCTGATTATAGAACTACGTGATCGGTTCAGCAGCAACTCTAAAACGATCCTAAGCAACAAATCATTTGAATTCTGGCAAGAAGACACCGAAGTTGCCATTCCCCAAATAGGAGACAAGAAAAAACTCGTGGAATTGTCTCTAAAAAACGCACTCTATCATAAAAAAGAAGCCATTTCACAAGCAGAGAAATCGAAACAAAAAGAAAATAGGGTTACTCAACAGCTCATGGATGACTTGAAGCTAAAAGTAATCCCTAATCACATTGAATGTTTTGATAATTCTAACATTCAAGGTACTAACCCAGTAGCTTCTATGGTGTGTTTCAAAAATGGAAAACCTTCAAAAAAAGATTACCGTCATTATAAAATCAAAACAATAGTTGGTCCTGACGATTTTGGATCAATGCGAGAAATCGTAACCAGACGATATAAACGTCTACAAGAAGAAAACCTTCCCTTTCCTAACCTTATCTTAATAGATGGCGGAAAAGGACAATTGCATGCGGCCTGTGATGCCCTAAAGGACTTAGGAATCTATTCCGAAATCCCAGTAATAGGCATAGCCAAACGGCTAGAAGAAATCTATTACCCAGAGGATAGTATTCCACTACATATTAGTAAAAAATCCGAATCACTCAAACTCCTCCAACAACTACGGGATGAGGCACATAGGTTTGCCATCACTTTTCACAGATCGCTAAGGAGCAAATCACAAGTAACGTCGGAATTGGACGTGATACCTGGCATCGGGCCTCAAACACGACAGAAACTGCTCTCAAAATTCAAATCATATAAAAAAATATTGCAAGCATCCGAAGCAGAACTAGTTGCAGAAATAGGAGTAGCCAAAACTCAAGTTATATTAGACTACACACAAAAAAAGGGATCAAACTGA
- a CDS encoding uroporphyrinogen-III synthase, with the protein MSEELLIEDKARLKKVSSILVSQPEPVGDKSPYFDLAEKYNIKIDFRPFIQIDPVDIKEFRAQKIDILKHTAVIFTSRNAVDHFFRLAAESKVEIPSDMKYFCISEQTANYLQKYIVIRKRKIFTGSRTANELIEVLKKHKNEKYIFPCSNIRKNDIPDFLNSNGFNCTEAIIYKTVASDLSDLADVNYDIIAFFSPSGINSLLVNFPDFKQNNTRIAAFGPTTAQAVRDANLILDIEAPLPNAPSMTGAIELYIKKVSKN; encoded by the coding sequence ATGAGCGAAGAATTATTGATTGAAGACAAGGCTAGACTAAAGAAAGTATCAAGTATTCTGGTTTCTCAACCAGAACCTGTAGGTGATAAGTCACCGTATTTCGATCTAGCTGAAAAGTATAATATTAAGATTGACTTTAGACCCTTTATCCAAATCGACCCAGTCGACATAAAGGAGTTTAGAGCTCAGAAAATAGACATTTTGAAGCATACGGCAGTGATTTTCACAAGCCGAAATGCGGTTGATCATTTCTTTAGATTGGCTGCAGAAAGCAAGGTGGAAATACCCTCTGATATGAAATATTTTTGTATTTCAGAGCAGACAGCCAACTACCTGCAGAAGTATATCGTTATTCGAAAAAGAAAAATATTCACAGGTTCTAGAACGGCCAACGAATTGATCGAAGTGTTGAAAAAACACAAAAACGAGAAATACATATTCCCTTGTTCTAACATTAGAAAAAATGATATCCCTGACTTTTTAAACTCAAATGGGTTTAACTGTACAGAAGCGATCATATACAAAACAGTGGCGAGTGACCTTTCTGATTTGGCTGATGTTAATTATGACATCATTGCTTTTTTTAGTCCTTCAGGGATCAATTCATTATTGGTGAATTTCCCAGATTTCAAACAAAACAATACTCGAATTGCTGCTTTTGGACCTACTACGGCTCAGGCAGTGAGAGATGCTAATTTGATTCTTGATATTGAAGCGCCATTGCCTAATGCACCATCAATGACAGGAGCAATAGAGCTTTACATTAAGAAAGTAAGTAAGAATTAA
- the porN gene encoding type IX secretion system ring subunit PorN/GldN has protein sequence MKKFCYVIGLFVCFALFNIESSSAQENVRGYDKNSVYPVNEAYKMFKKTVWRRIDLEEKQNAPFFSRNGELSTIIIDAVKAGLLFPYTNDSVTTRMSKETFLQNLKYEEEGGGLTQEEMDMGFGADSDDDFFGGGGDEGEEPEEVIEESNEFATRDFSIAELKEEVYFDRMRSRIFYDLKAITLFLPADKNPALFEKPLASFKYKDLEALFRSMPDEAIWYNSQNMAEHRNMADAFNLRLFGSNLTKIANPKDNRIVDIYTKSRRDAILASKQLEYDMVEFENELWEF, from the coding sequence ATGAAGAAGTTTTGTTATGTAATTGGCCTTTTTGTATGTTTTGCTCTATTCAATATTGAGTCGAGTAGTGCGCAGGAAAATGTAAGAGGATACGATAAGAATTCCGTTTACCCTGTGAATGAGGCATACAAAATGTTCAAAAAGACAGTATGGAGAAGAATTGATTTGGAGGAGAAGCAAAATGCTCCATTCTTCTCAAGAAATGGTGAATTATCAACAATTATCATTGATGCAGTTAAAGCAGGTTTGTTATTTCCATATACAAATGATTCTGTGACTACAAGAATGTCTAAAGAGACATTTTTGCAGAATTTGAAGTATGAAGAGGAGGGCGGAGGTCTTACTCAAGAGGAAATGGATATGGGCTTTGGTGCAGATTCTGATGATGATTTCTTTGGTGGTGGTGGTGACGAAGGTGAAGAGCCAGAGGAAGTAATAGAAGAGAGCAATGAGTTTGCAACTAGAGATTTTTCTATTGCTGAGTTGAAGGAAGAAGTATATTTTGATAGAATGAGATCTAGAATATTCTATGACCTTAAAGCAATCACTCTTTTTCTTCCTGCAGACAAAAACCCTGCGCTTTTTGAAAAGCCATTAGCATCCTTTAAATATAAGGATTTAGAAGCCCTGTTTAGAAGTATGCCAGATGAAGCTATTTGGTATAATTCACAAAATATGGCTGAGCATAGAAATATGGCTGATGCTTTTAATTTGAGATTGTTTGGGTCAAACTTAACTAAGATTGCGAACCCTAAGGATAATCGAATTGTAGATATCTATACTAAATCTAGAAGAGATGCGATTTTGGCATCAAAGCAATTAGAATATGACATGGTTGAATTTGAGAATGAACTTTGGGAGTTCTAA